TGGGTGGAGATTCAGAACACCGGGACATCTCCGGTCAGCCTGTGGGGGTGGCGCATAACTGACCGAACTGGGCGGCCTTCCGAAGGGATCGGCCAAGGTGCTTTTATTCCATCTTCCGGGTATGCAGTCATTACCGGCGACCCTTCCCGGCCGGCCGTCCCTTCCGTCGCCCTGTTCATTCCGGTAAAAAAATTCCCCTCACTCAATAATGACGGCGATACCGTCATTCTTCTCGATCATACCGGCGGAATAGCTGACAGCGTATCCTATTCGGCGGCCCCGGCAGGCGTCAGCCTGGAACTTATCGCCCCAAGTCTGCGTGGAACTCCTCTGGGGTGGAACATAAGCGTCGATCCGGCGGGAAGCACACCGGGCCGCAGGAACAGCATTTTCTTTGATCAAGGCTCCGGTGCAGGCGGCTCAACGGAAACAGGCGCTGTTCTCCTGATAGAGCCAAATCCATTCCTTGAGAAGGCCACTATTACCTATCGCCTCCCTTTTCCGCTGGCCCGTGTCCGTATGATAGTCTATGACCGCCGGGGAAGAGAGATTGCAATCATCCGTGATGCTGCGGAAAGCGGCTTCACCTGGACCGGAACCTGGGATGGCCGCTCCGGGGGGAAGAAACTTCCGGCGGGTCCTTACATCCTGTACCTTGAGGCGCTGAATAAGACCACGGGGAAAATGACCGTGATACGGAAGACGATAGTGGTGGCGTCCCGGCTTTGATGAAAAGGGAGCAGTTGCAAAGGTCGGATAAAAAGAGTATTTTTTTACGTTTATCAGACATCGATGTATTTTATTACGTTTCTTTTCAAAATAGATGCCGAAACGGTTGCTAAAAGATGCGCTGCGCTTTCATCGTTCCCGCGAAGCGGCAACAAGTTCGGCATGACACGTGTCATCCTGAACTCGTTTCAGTATCTAATTCCATATTACGTTCATGATGACACGAATTTCAGGTTCATTACCTCACCCCCGTCCCCTCTCCTAGTTAGGAGAGGGGTGACTCTAAACTGGCCTTATTTTCCCTCTCCTGACTAGGAGAGGGTGGCCGAAGGCCGGGTGAGGTTTTTATAAGGAGGATGTGCCGTGGATTTACGGTTGAAAGACAAGGTGGCGCTGATCACCGGCGGAACGAACGGTCTGGGTTTACGGACCGCCCGGGCGTTTGCACAGGAGGGCGCCCACGTGAGCGTCTGCTCCATCGACCCGGAGGAGGTGCTTTCGCGGGTGGAGAACGAGCTGAAAACATACGGGGTTCAGGCGGCGGCGCTCAAGGCGAATGTCTGCATCGCAGAACAGGCAAAATATGTTGTTGAGGAGACCATAAAACGTTTCGGCGGCATCGATATCCTCATCAACAATGTCGGGAAACGTTTCGGCGACAGCCTGTTTGAGGCCACAGATGAGGAGTGGTTCAAAACCTATGATTCCATCATCTTTCAGGCTATCCGCATGATCAAGCTGGTGACCCCCGAAATGCGCAGGCGCGGCGGAGGGTCCATCGTGAACATATCCTCCGTATCCGGCTGGCTGCCCCAGCTTGCGAAGGGAAGCCAGTACAGCTCATCCAAGGCGGCGCTCATCTTCCTTGCCGAGCCTCTGGCGCTGGAGCTTTGCCATGACAACATCCGGGTGAACACCATTTCGCCCGGTTCCATGATCAGCCCCGACGGCGTCTGGGAGAAATGGCGTCAGCAGCATCCCGAGGACTTCGAGACCTATGTGCGTGAGGGATTCCCCAGGGGACATCTCGGCTACCCGGAGGATATAGCCGACGTGATTGTGTTCGTTGCCTCCCCTCGGGCGCACTGGATCAATGGCCGTCACATCCCGGTTGACGGTCTTCAGCAGCCCAATCCCGCACCCGGGTACAAAAACTGGTAAGAAGAAAACGATGTAAAGGAATGCAGTATGGCAAAGCACAAAGAAAGTAAAAGCAAAGCTGTATCGAAACCGGAAAAAACCAGCACATTGGCTCCTCCCTATTTCCTTGTTCTCAGCTTCTTTTTCATCTCCGGAATGACGGGTCTTATCTATGAGATTCTCTGGATCCGGATGATAGTTAAAATTATCGGGAGCTCGCCGTTCGCGGTCAGCATCGTGCTTACTGTATTCATGGGTGGTCTGGGTCTGGGGAGCTATCTGGCCAGCCGGTATATAGACCGGCATAACACTCCCCGTGAGCTGGTGAAAATATACGGCGTTCTGGAACTTGTGATCGGGGTATACGGTTTGGTTTTGCCGGTGCTGCTCATCCTTTTCAAGCCATTGTATGCATTCCTGTACAATCACCTGTTCGGGTACTTTCTGTTCTATAATCTCCTGACTTTTTTGGGATGCTCGTTTCTGCTCATCCTGCCGGTGACCTGTATGGGCGCTACCCTGCCGGTTTTAAGCCGCTTCTATGTAACCAGGCTCTCCCGCATCGGCGCCTCGCTCGGACGTCTGTACAGTATCAATACCATCGGCGGAGCGCTCGGCGCCCTTTTTTGCGGATTTTGGATCATTAATTTCTGGGGAGTATGGGGTTCCCTGGCATTTGCCATCCTCTTGAATATCACCATAGGGCTTTCCAGCATCTATCTGGCATCAACCCTGAAAAAAGGCCCGGTTCCTTTGGCTTTCGAAGCGCCATCGGCGAACGACAAACCATACTATGCTTCGGCTATCGGCGCCGGGGCGCTGGTTATTTTCGCCGTATCCGGTTTCTGTTCCATGGCCTATGAGGTGATCTGGACAAAACTCCTTGGGCTGATTGTCGGACCTACCACTTACTCTTTTACCGTGGTGCTGGTGACCTTCATCACCGGGCTTGCGGTGGGAAGCATGCTGTTCGGATGGCTGGCCGACAGGACAGGGAAACCTGGCCCCCTCCTTCTCTTTTCCCAGATCGCCGCGGCTTTGAGCGCTCTCTTCATCAGTCAGGTGCTGGGGAACAGCCAGGCATTCTTCGCCAAACTCATCTTCTCCTTCAAAGATAATTTCACTCTGCTCATGATGATAAAATCAGGCGCACTATTTTCCTTTATGTTCTTACCCACGGTGTTTCTCGGCGCTACATTTCCTCTGGTGGGGAAACTGTATACCCGTTCCCTCGGCTCTGTGGGAAAATCCATCGGTTTTGCCTATTCCATCAATACTGCTGGCGCGGTGCTCGGCTCATTCTGCGCCGGATTTATCCTTATCCCTCTCCTGGGAAAGGAACACAGCCTGAGTCTGCTCACTACCTTACAGCTTACCACGGTTCTGGTTGTCGGAAGCATCATGTACGCGAAAATCCTCAGGAAGGCTGCCTTGATCCCACTGGCGCTGGCTGTCCTGATAGGAGGCATGGCCGCCGTTTATTATCCGCATTGGGACCGTTTTCAGCTCTCCACCGGGAAATATCATCGGTTTAATGCTCCCTGGCTGAATGGATTGGGATGGATGGAGGCGCTGTTTAAAGGCAATGAAAAAATTGCCGCACCGCTCAAGGGGGAGTTAGTCTATTTTGGAGACGGAATAGGGGGGTTCACCACGGTAATTAAATATGTCGATTTTATCGGAAAAGTTCAATACAACCTGTACAACAGCGGCAAGGCTGATGCTTCAACCCAACCGGCGGATATGTCCACCCAGACTCTTTTAGCACATTTCCCCCTTCTCTTCCATCCCGATCCGAAACGGGTTCTGGTGCTTGGCCTTGCAAGCGGAATTTCCGCCGGAGAGGCTCTCTTTTATCCCATCGAAAAGCTGGATGTTATCGATATCAATCAGCAGGTAGTGGCCGCAAGCGACTTTTTCCGCCCCTGGAACAACAATGTTCTGTCAAACCCGAAGACCGAACTCATCGTTCAGGACGGCCGTGCTCACATGGAATTGACCAACCGAACCTACGATGTGGTCATTTCCGAGCCTTCCAACCCGTGGATGGCCGGGTTGGCTTCCCTGTTCACCCGTGATTTCTTCGAACTGGTCAAAGACAGACTGAACAATGACGGCATTTTTGTACAATGGCTTCATTCGTACCAGATCGACTGGGCGGATTTTGCGCTGATCGGGAGGACATTCCATCAGGTTTTCCCCAACAGCATCCTGGTCTGTACCGGCCTTTACGGTACAATTCCCGATTACATTCTGGTCGGTTTCAAAGGGAATCATGGACTGGATATACAAACAGCGGTTAAGAACTTTCCCAGCAGCCGTAAATCCGGAAATATGGTTCTCAATAATCCCCTCCTGCTCTATGCTCTCATTGTCGGCGAAAATCTGGGAAAACTATTCGGAGAGGGTCCTATCAACACCGATAATCGGCCGATGCTGGAGTTTTCAGCACCCAAGATGGTGCATACCATTGATCCCACGATCCCGTCACGGATAGCGGAGGAGGGATTGCTGAGCCGTCAAACGCAGAGCGTTGTCAGTGAAATCAATGCCAATGTGGACTCACAGATAGATAAGGCCGTTTTTACACTTTCGTTCAACAACCCCTTCAAGGATATGGTCGACCTCGCCAAAGCCACTCCGGAACAAAAAGTACGGTATGCCGCTGTTCTATCAGATTACTGCTCCAAAAACCTGGTGGAAGATTTTTCTTTCATCAGCGACCCGGAATTACTGAAAATGTGTATCATGGCGCAGATCGGGGCCATGCAGAAAAAACTCGCTGCCTCGCCGGAGAAGGACCGCCTTCTCACTCATCTGGGAAATATGTATGGTTTATTGAAACAGCCCCAGGAATCTGCAAACATTTTCCGCCAGGCGATAGCCGCCAATCCTCGATATGACAAGGCGTACTTCAATCTGGGAATTGCCCTCTCCGAACTGAATCAACTCGATGAATCCACCAGTATGTACCGTAAGACGATTCAAATCAACCCCTCTTATGCCAGAGCATACCATAATTTGGGAAACAACCTGGTCCGCCAGGGAAACCTTGGGGAAGCGGCTGAGAAATACCGTCAGGCGCTTTCCTTAGACCCCGGATATGCCCCTACTCACCGGAACCTGGGGGTTGTTCTTAAAAGATTGGGCCGGACTGCCGAAGGGGAGAGACTTATAGAAGAGGCGGCAAGAATCGGTCAAAATCCGGTGAAGATGTGAAAACCGTAACTGGTAAAAAGGCGAAAGGAATGCAGCATGGCAAAACGCCAGGCTCAAAAAAATAAAATCCAGGCAAAATCGGAAGCGCAGGACAGGTTCAAAATACCCTATTACCTTGTTCTGTGCTTCTTTTTCATATCCGGAATGACCGGCCTCATCTATGAGATCCTGTGGACCAGGATGATAGTTAAGATCATCGGAAGCGCCCCGTTTGCAGTGAGCATCGTACTCACCGTGTTCATGGGTGGTCTGGGGCTGGGGAGCTACCTGGCCAGCCGCTCTATCGACCGTCTGAAAACACCTGGGGCGCTGGTGAAAATTTACGGCATTCTGGAATTGACTGTCGGCGTGTACGGTCTGGTTTTGCCGGCGCTGCTCGTTCTTTTCAAACCGCTCTATGCGCTCCTGTACAACCATCTGTTCGGGCATTTTCTGGTCTATAATCTCTTGACTTTTTTAGGATGCTCGTTCCTGCTCATCCTGCCGGTGACCTGCATGGGCGCCACCCTGCCGGTTTTGAGCCGGTTTTATGTGACCAGCCTCTCCCGGATCGGCGCCTCTCTCGGGCGCCTGTACAGTATAAACACCATCGGGGGAGCGCTCGGCGCCCTTTTCTGCGGATTCTGGATCATCAATTTCTGGGGAGTGTGGGGTTCCCTGGCTTTTGCCATACTGCTCAATACCGTCATCGGGCTTTCCAGCATCTACCTTGGTACGCGAAAACCGGGTGACGGCATCCCACGGGAAAGGGATGAGCCTTCCGGCGCCAGGCAGCCGGAGTATGCCCGGATGATTGGGATTGCGGCGCTGGTTATTTTCGCCGTATCCGGCTTCTGTTCCATGGCCTACGAAGTGATATGGACAAAACTCCTGGGGTTGATCGTCGGGCCTACCACCTACTCTTTCACCGTGGTGCTGGTAACATTTATCACCGGACTTGCAGCGGGAAGCATGTTTTTCGGATGGCTGGCCGACAGAACCGGGAAACCGGGCTTTCTCCTTGTTGCCACCCAGATCGCAGCGGCTGTAAGCGCTCTCTTCATCAGCCAGGTGCTGGGGAGCAGCCAGACATTCTTTGCAAAACTTATTTTTACCTTTAAAGACAATTTCACCCTGCTCATGATGGTGAAATCTCTTACGCTGTTTTCGTTTATGTTATTTCCAACTTTTTTCCTTGGGGCCACGTTTCCGTTAGTTGGCAAACTCTATACCAGATCTCTCGACGCTATAGGAAAATCGATCGGATTTGCCTATTCGATCAACACACTCGGCGCCGTTTTGGGTTCTTTCGCAGCCGGTTTTGTTCTCATACCGCTCCTGGGAAAGGAACACAGCCTGAGCCTGCTCGCCGTAATGCAGCTTTTCACTATCCTTATCGCCGGGGGTATCATCACGGTAACGGCCCGGAAGAAGGTAGCCTTATTGGTACCGTTAGTGCTTGCCGTTCTGCTCGGTATTATGGCCGCCGCATACTATCCGCACTGGGATCGGAGGCTGCTTTCTATCGGGAAATATCAACGGTTTGACAAACCGATGCTGAACAGTATGGGATGGTATGAGTCGCTCGGTAAAGGTAATCAAAAGATGGCCGCCAAAACGTCAGAGCAGCTGGTTTTTTTCGGGGACGGAATCGGCGGATTTACCACCGTTATGAAATTCATCAATATCGACGGGAAAATTGATTTCAGCCTTTACAACAGCGGAAAAGCGGACGCCTCAACCATGAAAATGGACATGACCACCCAGATCCTCCTGGCTCATTTCCCGCTGCTCTTTCATCAAAGCCCGAAACAGGTGCTTGTTCTCGGTCTGGCCAGCGGAATCACTGCCGGAGAAACATTATATTATCCTATTGAAAAACTGGATGTAATCGATATCAATCAGCAGGTTGTCGCTGCCAGTAACTTTTTCCGCCGGTGGAACAACAACGTGCTTTCGAATCCAAAAACCGAACTCATCGTACAGGACGGCCGCGCCCATATGGAACTGACCAGGCGGAAGTACGATGTTGTTATTTCCGAACCATCCAATCCCTGGATGGCCGGTCTGGCCACATTGTTCACCCGGGAATTTTTTGAACTGGTCAAAGAAAGACTCAATGACAAAGGCGTATTCGTACAATGGGTTCATTCATACCAGATGGATTGGGACACGTTCACTCTGATCGGCCGGACATTCCATGCCGTGTTCCCGAACTGCAAACTTGTCCGCACCTCGGATGTCTTTCCCGATTATCTGTTGATCGGTTTCAAAGGTGACGGCGGCCTGGATATGGGTACAGCGGAAAAAAACATGCAATATGCAATAAAATCTCCCAATATGGTTCTTCTCGATCCTCGAGTGTTTTACGACCTTATCGTAAACGAAGATTTTGAAAAACTCTGCGGCCAGGGCCCGATCCATACCGATAACCGGCCACAGTTGGAGTTTTCGGCTCCCCGGCTGATGTATCTTGAAGATTTCACCATCCGTGATAATCTGGTAAAGAAAAGATGGCTGACACCCGGAACCGAGAGGATAATTCGCGAAGTCTATTCCGATGTCAATGCCCAGATCGATAAGGCTGTTTTAACACTTTCATTCAACACTCCGCTTCCGAACATGGTTGATCTTTCGAAAGCATCTCCCGAACAGAAAGCGCGGTACTCCGCAGTTCTTTCCTCCTACTGCTCCGAGAACGTGGTGGAAGATTTTACCTTCATCAGCGATCCGGAATTACAGAAAATGTGCATATCGGCCCAGATAGAAGCGATGCAGAAAAAGATCAACACCGTGCGGAATAAGGATCGTCTCTTTTCACATATTGCCAATCTGTATAACCTGCTGAAAATGCCCCAGGAAGCGATAAGTTATTACACCCTGGCGATCGAAACCAATCCTCGCAACGAAGTTGCATATATCAATCTGGGGAATCTCCTCGCCGAACAGGATCTTTTCGATGAAGCGATCCGGATGTACCGGGAGGCGGTTCAGATCAATCCTCTCTATGCCAAATCTTTTTATAACTGGGGATGCCTTTTGGCCCGTCAGGGAAAACTTGTCGAAGCGGAAGAGAAATTACGCCGCGCGCTCTCCCTGGACCCTGAATTCGCCCTTTCACACCGTTCCCTGGGGGATGTTCTTACAAAACTTGGTAAATCCGCCGAAGGGAATGAACATCTCGAGGAAGCGGCGAAGCTCGGCCAGAACCAGTCAACTGCTGTAAAATAAACCGGGGGCAGCTCATCTGATCTGATATTTAAAAGGCTTGTGAAAAGGTCTTTTATTTGATTAATTATAACTTGACAGGATACATCCATAAAAGTGGCAATTGTTATTACAGGCATCCAATGACCCCCAACATGCAACGTAAAATAACCCGTGCAGCCGCCGCATTGAAGTCATACGGTGCTATCGAGGTGTATATCTTCGGATCGCTTGCGGAAGGAACGTTCACACGGGATTCCGATGTTGACATGGCAGTGAGCGGGCTGCCGCCTGGTGTGTTTTTCAGGGCTTTGGGTCATGCCCACGAGATTCTCGGGCGGCCTGTTGACTTAATAGACCTTGATGATGGGAGTCTGTTTTCGGAATACCTGAAAAAAGAAGGGCTTCTTCTCCATGTCGACCATATTGAGAAAAGAAATTGAAATACAGTTGGCAGAATTAAGGCATTTTATAGAAACTTACGATAAATTACTGGGGAATGAATATAAAGGTGATCCTGGTGATATAGTTACTATTGCTCTTGCCGCTATCCTCCATTCGTTTTATACGGGAATTGAAGGGATTTTTAAACGAATTGCCAAACGAATAGACGAAACTTTACCTAAAGGAACGGATTACCATGCACGATTGCTAGAGATGATGTCGAAGCCTAGCAGCCAACGACCTCAGGTAATTTCCGAATCTCTCTCCCGAACACTTAAACAATATATGGATTTTCGTCATATGTTTCGGCATGCGTACGCTAATTTCCTGGTTTGGGACAGGATGGAACCGCTTGTATACGAATGCAAGAACTCCTTTCATCAGTTCGAAGCAGAGTTGATGGATTTTCTAAAGAAAATCGAAACACCAGAGCAATAACCCTGCAAAGGAGTGTCCACCGCACAATCTCCCTGAAGTTAACCTCGGGGTCGTGATGGTGAACCGGGACTGCTTCCCGGCGAAGAGGAAGCACGGGAAGTAGGCGTATTACGGGCGGAAGGGGTAATTGTGCAAGAGGCGCTTGCATCAATGAATCGAGCACTGGCTTTTCTGTATTCCCGCCATCTCGCGATACCGTTTGGGCGTTCAGCTCGATGGTTTGAATTGTATTTTACAATGAGTTGAGTCGAAGAGCGGAACTCCGGTTCTGTCTCCGGGTGTTGGGCGCTCTTGCTATTAAGGAAATCATAAGCCATGAAACCCATCCATCTTGCCGTTCTGGCGCTCGCCGTTCTTCAGTGCGCCCCGTACAATGCTCTTCGCGGCGGTCCCGCCGTGCCAATTTCTTTGCATCCTGGTAACCCGCACTACTTTCTCTTCCGTGGCAAGCCCACGGTGCTGATCACCTCCGGCGAACACTATGGCGCGGTGCTCAATCTGGATTTCGATTATGTTCCTTATCTGGACGAGCTAAAAGCCCACGATCTCAATCTCACGCGCACCTGGGTGGGAACCTACCGTGAGATTCCCGGCTCTTTCAAGATCACCGACAATACGCTCGCTCCCCACCCAAACCGGTATATATGTCCGTGGGTCCGGAGCACCACCCCCGGATATTTCGACGGCGGCAACAAGTTCGACCTCACAAAGTGGGACGACCATTATTTCAAGCGCCTGAAGGATTTCATGACTCAGGCTTCCAGGCGCGGCATCGTGGTTGAGCTGAATCTCTTCTGCCCCAACTATAACGATAATCTCTGGGGTGCGAGCCCGATGAACGCCGCCAACAACATCAACGGGATTGGGGGCTGCCCAAGCACCGAGGTCTACACGCTGAAGCACAAGGATCTTGTCGACATCCACGAGACGGTCACTCGGAAGATCGTTCAGGAGCTGCGCGGCTTCGACAACCTCTATTACGAGGTATGCAACGAGCCTTACTTCGGCGGGGTAACTCTGGAGTGGCAAAACCATATCGTGGATGTGATCGTGGACGCCGAAAAAAAACTCCCGCGAAAACACCTGATCTCGATGAACATCGCCAATGGCCGGGCGAAGGTCGCGAACCCTCATCCGAACGTTTCCATTTTTAATTTCCACTACTGTGTTCCCCCGGACGTGGTCGAGATGAACTACGGCCTTAATAAGGTCATCGGCGAGAACGAAACCGGTTTCCGCGGGAAGAAGGATGTAACCTACCGTACCGAGGGATGGGAGTTCATCATCGCCGGAGGCGGCTTGTATAATAACCTGGATTATTCGTTCACTTCCAAACACGCCGACGGTTCGTTCATGGATTACAAGTCACCAGGCGGCGGCAGCCCTGAGTTGCGTCACCAGCTCAGCATCCTCAAGGACTTCATCCACAGTTTCGACTTCATTCGCATGGCCCCCAAGAATGCTGTCATTAAGGGGGGAGTCCCGAAGGGTGCGACGGCTCGGGCTTTGATGGAATCGGGCAAACAGTATGCGCTCTACATCAACGGTGGTAAACAAGCAGACCTGAAACTGGAGCTCCCGGCGGGGACGTATGTCATCGAATGGCTCGACACCAGGATCGGCGCAATCGTCAGAAACGAGAAATTGCAGCACCCGGGAGGAGTCGTCGCGCTCCGTTCGCCGGAATATTCCGAGGACATCGCACTGAGGATAAAGGCGTCCCAATAACAACAATCGTGCAGTTTCTGTGAGCGGCGCGACGGGCGCGCGCATGTCCTGAACCGGCGATGCGAATGATAATAATGATGGAAAGATCAGACCGAAGTAATATCAGAAGTTAATCAAGAGTTTCTCGCCGTGCTGCGGGGTAGCTGGTGATATGTCGGTTGAAAGGAACACCTGTATGACGCGAAAGCAATTTATCGCCGGTTTGGCAACCTCGTCATTGCTGTTCCCCGGCTCCCATCCATCCCCGGCGGCAACCGAAAAATCGGCGGTGGTCTACGAGGCATTCGATGAAAGGATGGTAAACGGAAACAAGCCGATCGGAACAAAAGTTGACGAGAAGACAGTCATTGCGGCAGTGAATTCAATTATAAAGAAGATGTCTGGAAAGAATGACATTGGAAAGGCGTGGCAGAAATTATTGCCGGGTGTCACTCCGC
This sequence is a window from Candidatus Latescibacter sp.. Protein-coding genes within it:
- a CDS encoding SDR family oxidoreductase, with protein sequence MDLRLKDKVALITGGTNGLGLRTARAFAQEGAHVSVCSIDPEEVLSRVENELKTYGVQAAALKANVCIAEQAKYVVEETIKRFGGIDILINNVGKRFGDSLFEATDEEWFKTYDSIIFQAIRMIKLVTPEMRRRGGGSIVNISSVSGWLPQLAKGSQYSSSKAALIFLAEPLALELCHDNIRVNTISPGSMISPDGVWEKWRQQHPEDFETYVREGFPRGHLGYPEDIADVIVFVASPRAHWINGRHIPVDGLQQPNPAPGYKNW
- a CDS encoding nucleotidyltransferase domain-containing protein → MQRKITRAAAALKSYGAIEVYIFGSLAEGTFTRDSDVDMAVSGLPPGVFFRALGHAHEILGRPVDLIDLDDGSLFSEYLKKEGLLLHVDHIEKRN
- a CDS encoding fused MFS/spermidine synthase codes for the protein MAKRQAQKNKIQAKSEAQDRFKIPYYLVLCFFFISGMTGLIYEILWTRMIVKIIGSAPFAVSIVLTVFMGGLGLGSYLASRSIDRLKTPGALVKIYGILELTVGVYGLVLPALLVLFKPLYALLYNHLFGHFLVYNLLTFLGCSFLLILPVTCMGATLPVLSRFYVTSLSRIGASLGRLYSINTIGGALGALFCGFWIINFWGVWGSLAFAILLNTVIGLSSIYLGTRKPGDGIPRERDEPSGARQPEYARMIGIAALVIFAVSGFCSMAYEVIWTKLLGLIVGPTTYSFTVVLVTFITGLAAGSMFFGWLADRTGKPGFLLVATQIAAAVSALFISQVLGSSQTFFAKLIFTFKDNFTLLMMVKSLTLFSFMLFPTFFLGATFPLVGKLYTRSLDAIGKSIGFAYSINTLGAVLGSFAAGFVLIPLLGKEHSLSLLAVMQLFTILIAGGIITVTARKKVALLVPLVLAVLLGIMAAAYYPHWDRRLLSIGKYQRFDKPMLNSMGWYESLGKGNQKMAAKTSEQLVFFGDGIGGFTTVMKFINIDGKIDFSLYNSGKADASTMKMDMTTQILLAHFPLLFHQSPKQVLVLGLASGITAGETLYYPIEKLDVIDINQQVVAASNFFRRWNNNVLSNPKTELIVQDGRAHMELTRRKYDVVISEPSNPWMAGLATLFTREFFELVKERLNDKGVFVQWVHSYQMDWDTFTLIGRTFHAVFPNCKLVRTSDVFPDYLLIGFKGDGGLDMGTAEKNMQYAIKSPNMVLLDPRVFYDLIVNEDFEKLCGQGPIHTDNRPQLEFSAPRLMYLEDFTIRDNLVKKRWLTPGTERIIREVYSDVNAQIDKAVLTLSFNTPLPNMVDLSKASPEQKARYSAVLSSYCSENVVEDFTFISDPELQKMCISAQIEAMQKKINTVRNKDRLFSHIANLYNLLKMPQEAISYYTLAIETNPRNEVAYINLGNLLAEQDLFDEAIRMYREAVQINPLYAKSFYNWGCLLARQGKLVEAEEKLRRALSLDPEFALSHRSLGDVLTKLGKSAEGNEHLEEAAKLGQNQSTAVK
- a CDS encoding fused MFS/spermidine synthase — encoded protein: MAKHKESKSKAVSKPEKTSTLAPPYFLVLSFFFISGMTGLIYEILWIRMIVKIIGSSPFAVSIVLTVFMGGLGLGSYLASRYIDRHNTPRELVKIYGVLELVIGVYGLVLPVLLILFKPLYAFLYNHLFGYFLFYNLLTFLGCSFLLILPVTCMGATLPVLSRFYVTRLSRIGASLGRLYSINTIGGALGALFCGFWIINFWGVWGSLAFAILLNITIGLSSIYLASTLKKGPVPLAFEAPSANDKPYYASAIGAGALVIFAVSGFCSMAYEVIWTKLLGLIVGPTTYSFTVVLVTFITGLAVGSMLFGWLADRTGKPGPLLLFSQIAAALSALFISQVLGNSQAFFAKLIFSFKDNFTLLMMIKSGALFSFMFLPTVFLGATFPLVGKLYTRSLGSVGKSIGFAYSINTAGAVLGSFCAGFILIPLLGKEHSLSLLTTLQLTTVLVVGSIMYAKILRKAALIPLALAVLIGGMAAVYYPHWDRFQLSTGKYHRFNAPWLNGLGWMEALFKGNEKIAAPLKGELVYFGDGIGGFTTVIKYVDFIGKVQYNLYNSGKADASTQPADMSTQTLLAHFPLLFHPDPKRVLVLGLASGISAGEALFYPIEKLDVIDINQQVVAASDFFRPWNNNVLSNPKTELIVQDGRAHMELTNRTYDVVISEPSNPWMAGLASLFTRDFFELVKDRLNNDGIFVQWLHSYQIDWADFALIGRTFHQVFPNSILVCTGLYGTIPDYILVGFKGNHGLDIQTAVKNFPSSRKSGNMVLNNPLLLYALIVGENLGKLFGEGPINTDNRPMLEFSAPKMVHTIDPTIPSRIAEEGLLSRQTQSVVSEINANVDSQIDKAVFTLSFNNPFKDMVDLAKATPEQKVRYAAVLSDYCSKNLVEDFSFISDPELLKMCIMAQIGAMQKKLAASPEKDRLLTHLGNMYGLLKQPQESANIFRQAIAANPRYDKAYFNLGIALSELNQLDESTSMYRKTIQINPSYARAYHNLGNNLVRQGNLGEAAEKYRQALSLDPGYAPTHRNLGVVLKRLGRTAEGERLIEEAARIGQNPVKM
- a CDS encoding DUF6298 domain-containing protein, whose amino-acid sequence is MKPIHLAVLALAVLQCAPYNALRGGPAVPISLHPGNPHYFLFRGKPTVLITSGEHYGAVLNLDFDYVPYLDELKAHDLNLTRTWVGTYREIPGSFKITDNTLAPHPNRYICPWVRSTTPGYFDGGNKFDLTKWDDHYFKRLKDFMTQASRRGIVVELNLFCPNYNDNLWGASPMNAANNINGIGGCPSTEVYTLKHKDLVDIHETVTRKIVQELRGFDNLYYEVCNEPYFGGVTLEWQNHIVDVIVDAEKKLPRKHLISMNIANGRAKVANPHPNVSIFNFHYCVPPDVVEMNYGLNKVIGENETGFRGKKDVTYRTEGWEFIIAGGGLYNNLDYSFTSKHADGSFMDYKSPGGGSPELRHQLSILKDFIHSFDFIRMAPKNAVIKGGVPKGATARALMESGKQYALYINGGKQADLKLELPAGTYVIEWLDTRIGAIVRNEKLQHPGGVVALRSPEYSEDIALRIKASQ